The segment TAATGTATTATATGAAAAAATTATCAATTCATTAACATACTACAAAGTTTTAGTACTTTCAGATTATGCAAAAGGAACATTAGTTGATGTAAAAAAAATTATTAATTTAGCAAAAAAAATGTCTATTCCTATACTTATAGATCCAAAAGGATTAGATTTTAAAAAATATTCTGGTGCTACTTTATTAACACCCAATCTTTCTGAATTTGAAAAAATAGTAGGAAAATGTTACGAAGAAAAACAAATATTACAACGAGGCATTAAATTAGTATCTGAATTAAATCTATCAGCATTATTAGTGACTCGTTCAAAAAATGGTATGACTCTTTTTCAACCTGAAAAACAACCTATACATTTTCCAGCTATATCTAAAACAGCATCAGACGTAACAGGTGCAGGAGATACTGTGATTTCAATAATAGCTTCTTCCTTAGCGACAGGATATTCGTTAGAAGAAGCCTGTTTTTATGCAAATATCGGAGCTAGTATAGTAGTACAAAAAATAGGTACTGAAACATTAAAAATAAATGAATTAAATACAGTTTTAAATCTTTAATAAAAGATTTTAAAATTTGTCATACTTAATCAAATTTTTTCGCATTTCTTTTCTAAATCATATAATTAAAAATATCTTAAAAAATTTTATATCTAAATATTATTTGTAATACTTAGGTATAAAAAAGATACATAAATATCATTAAAAGCATACATTTCCACATTGCTCTTAAGTTTTATTCAATATATAATAAGATTATTTAAAATATTTCATTTAATAAAAGTTTAATTTCTAATAACCCCTAATTTTTTAAAAATTTTTATTTAATAATTTAAGAAGGTTTTCAAAATGAACCAAACACTGCTTTCTGAATTTGGAAACCCTATAGAACGTGTCGAAAAAGCTATATCTGCTTTACAATTAGGTGAAGGTATCATCATATTAGATGATGAAAAACGCGAAAATGAAGGAGATCTTGTTTTTTCATCTGAAAAGATGACAGTCGAACAAATGGCTTTAACAATTAGATATGGTAGTGGAATAGTATGCTTATGTATAACTGAATCTAAACGTAAAAAATTAAATTTACCTATGATGGTTAAACATAATACCAGTACTTATCGTACTGGATTTACAGTAACAATAGAAGCTTCAAAAGGCATTTCTACTGGTGTTTCAGCAAAAGACCGATTAACTACTATAAAAACTGCCACAGCAGATGACGCTAAGCCTAGTGACTTAAACAGACCAGGCCATGTATTTCCTCTCAGAGCAAATAGAGGTGGCATATTAGCAAGAGCAGGACACACAGAAGCAGCTATCGAAATAGTATCACTTGCAGGTTTTAAACCATATGGAGTAATTTGCGAGTTAACCAACAAAGATGGATCTATGTCTCGAACACCTGAAATTATAAAATTTTCAAAATCTAAAAAAATGAAAATATTAACTATTAAAGACTTAATTCTCTATATTAAAAATAAAAAATAAAAATTTTATCAAAAAAAACATCATTAAATTAATATTTGAGATAAGCTATCTATAGACCATTTTGGCTTAACAAGTATTTCTAATGAAGAAGTACGTGCTTCATTACAACGTAATAATCCAAGATAAGCAATCATTGCACCATTATCAGTACAAAATTGTAATTGAGAATAAAAAACTTTTCCATTAAAACATTTTTTCATCATATCTTGCGATCTTTTCCGTAATAAAGTATTCGCGCTAACTCCACCTGCTATAACTAAACGATTCCATCCTTTCTGAGATAATGCTTTTTTAGTTTTAATTAATAATATATCGATTACAGCATCTTCAAAAGCTCTTGCGATGTTGGCTTTTTGTTGCATGTTTAAAACACTATTTTTGATGACTTTAGAAGTGAAAGTTTTTAAACCTGAAAAGCTAAAATTTAAATTTGAATGATGTATCATAGGTCGAGGAAAATAAAAATGATTTTTTATCCCCTTAGCTGCTAAATTAGACAATTCACGTCCATTTGGATATTTTAATTCTAACATTTTTGATATTTTATCAAAAGCTTCACCTGCTGCGTCATCTAAAGAATTTCCTAATATTTCATATTTTCCTAATTTATAAGCAGCAATTATTTGTGTATGTTTTCCAGAAACTAATAATGCAATAAATGGAAATTCAATTGACTTATACTCTAACATTGGTGATAATAAGTGCGCTTCCATATGATTAACAGGTAAAACAGGAATATTTAAAGAAAAAGCTAAAGAACATGCAAATGTAGCACCGACTAATAAAGAACCAACTAAACCAGGTCCCGCAGTATATGCAATAAGATCAATTTCCTTCATAATATTTTTTTTTTTAAAAATTTTATCTAATAAAACAATTATTTTCCTTGTATGTTCACGAGATGCTAATTCTGGAATAATACCGCCATAATTAGCATGTATTTTTTTTTGACTATACAATTCATTGATCAATAAACCTTTAGAAAGATCATAAATAGCTATACCAGTATCATCGCAAGATGTTTCAATACCTAGAACTTTCATTTTTTTATAAACCTATAAAGTTAATTTAAAATTAAAATCATTAATTTTTCTAAAATTGTTATTATAAATAATTTATTTACTTAATTTATTTAAAAAAAATTTAAAAATCAAAATAAATAAAATAAAGTGATACTTTACAAAATAATCCTAATTAAGATAGGATCTATTCTATATTTAAAACATTAATTATTAATTTTTTATACTTATCAAAAATAAATAATAGAGGTAAAATTTGAATGCCAATAATAAAAGTACGTGAAAATGAACCCTTTGATGTAGCACTTCGCCGATTTAAACGATCTTGTGAAAAAGCTGGTATTTTAGCTGAAATTCGAAGAAGAGAATTTTACGAAAAACCCACTACTGAAAGAAAACGTGCTAAAGCTTCTGCTATTAAACGTCTTGCAAAAAAGCTTACACGAGAAAATGCAAGACGTATTCGTATGTATTAAAATATTTCTTAAAAACAAAAAAACTAAAAAACCGTTCTTTTTTAAGAACGGAATTTTATTCTACCATATAAAAATATATGTCCGGGAAAATACCTAAATATTTCATTAATGAATTATTATTTCGAACTAACATTGTTGAATTGATAGAAACACGAATAAAATTAAAAAAAAATGGCAAAAATTATCAAACTCATTGTCCTTTTCACAATGATAAAACTCCATCTTTTACTGTAAGTTATGAAAAACAATTCTATTATTGTTTTGGATGTAATGCACATGGAAATGCAATTGATTTTTTAATAAACTATGATAATTTAAATTTTGTAGAAAGTATTGAAGAACTTGCTACAATGCATAGTGTTGAAGTTCCATTTGATAAAAAAGGTATAATTGAAAAAAAGAATTATCTAAAAAAACAAAAATTGTATTTATTAATGAATAAAATATCTAAATTTTATCAAAAAAACATTATTTTTACTGATTCAGCAAATAAATATTTAATTAAAAGAGGAATTAATAAAAATATGATTAATATTTTTTGCATCGGATTTTCAAGTAATAAATGGAGTTTTTTTTCTAAAAAATTTAGTCTAAAAAAAGATTTTGAGCAAGATTTATTACATTATAAAATAATTTCTACTAATAAAAAAGGAGATGTATATGATCCTTTTCAAGGGCGCATAATTTTTCCTATACATGATCAACATGGAAGAATTACAAGTTTTGGCGGACGTTCTATAACAAATCACATTTTACCAAAATATCTTAATTCACATGAAACTGATATTTTTCATAAAGGAAAACAAATTTATGGATTGTATCAAGTTAAAAAAAAACACTCTAAACCGAAATATCTATTAGTTGTAGAAGGATATATAGATGTTATCATGTTAACACAATATAACATTGAATATGCAGTTTCATCATTAGGTACATCTATAACAAAAGAACATATACAGATACTTTTTCGTCACACTAATACAGTTATATATTGTTATGATGGTGACGATGCAGGAAGAAATGCTTCTTGGAGAGCTTTAAAAATTGCATTGCCATATATATCTGATAAAAAAAGTATAAAATTTATAATGTTACCTAAAAACGAAGATCCAGATACTATTATAAAAAAAGAAGGGAAAAAAAAATTTCAATTACGAATTGATAATGCTCTTACAATGTCAAAGTTTTTTTTTAAAAATATTTTAAAAAACGTTGACTTATCATCTAACGATGATAAATTTCACTTAAGCGTGCGTGCTCTACCTTTAATAAATTGCATATCTAGTGATACAATAAGAATTTACTTACGACAAATATTAGCTAGAATAATAGGGATTTTAGATGATTATCAATTTGAAAAATTTTTATACGAAAAAGAAAGAAAAAGTAAAAGTTTACAATTTCAAATTAAGTATACTCCTATGCGAACTCTTATAGGTTTACTTATTCAAAATCCTAATTTAGCAAAATTAGTACCTTCAACAAAAAAATTTGAAAATGAAAAAATAAAAGGACTTCCTATTTTTTTAGAAATTTTAAAAACATGTTCTAATAATCCAGATTTTAATACAGGTCAATTATTAGAGTTTTACAGACACAGTAAAATAATTAATATTTTAAAAATTTTATCTAAATGGGATCATATGATTATTAAAGAAAAAATTCAAAATATGTTTTTAGATTTATTAAAAAATACATATAGCAAAATTTTAGAAAAAAAACAAGAAAAATTAATTGCAAAAGAAAGAATTGAAGGACTAACAATAGACGAAAAAAAAGAAATTTGGTCTATTAATAAAATATTATCAAAAAAAAATAATTTTTTATATGACAAGTAAAAAACATTTAAAAATATTAATTAAAATTTTTTTAATACAAGTTAAAAAAAAAATAAATTTTTATTCATTATTGACTAAAAAAGTCAATTAATATTCATTATATCAACAAAATTTGGATATTTTCCTATGGAGCAAAACCCACAGTCACAACTTAAGCTGCTTGTTACACATGGTAAGGAGCAAGGGTATTTAACCTACGCCGAAGTTAACGATCATCTTCCAGAAGAAATTATTGATTCTGAACAAATCGATGACATCATTCAGATGATTAATGATATGGGAATTCAAGTTGTCGAAGAAGCGCCCGACGCAGACGATTTAATTTTAAATGAAATAAATACAGATACAGACGAAGACGCAGTTGAAGCAGCTACACAAGTTCTATCAAGTGTTGAATCCGAATTAGGAAGAACTACGGATCCAGTTCGCATGTACATGAGAGAAATGGGAACTGTTGAACTACTGACTAGAGAGGGAGAAATTGATATCGCTAAACGAATTGAAGAAGGAATTAATCAAGTTCAATCTTCTGTATCAGAATATCCAGAAGCTATTACTTATCTACTCGAACAATATGATCGAATTAAAACTGGTCAAATACGATTATCTGATATAATAACAGGCTTTGTAGATCCAAACGCAGAGGAAATTTTTTCTCATCCTACGTCAACAATTCAGATTGGTTCTGATATTTTGAAAGATATAACTGATGATAATAATGAAAACGAAGACGAAAACGAAGACGAAAACGAAGACGAAAACGAAGACGAAAACGAAGACGAAAACGAAGACGAAAACGAAGACGAAAACGAAGACGAAAATAGCATTGATCCAGAACTAGCTAACGAAAAATTCACAGAATTACGCAAACAATATACCAATACAAGCAATACAATTAAAAATAAAAATAGAAATCATAAAGATTCATTATTAGAAATTTATAATCTTTCAGAAATTTTTAAACAATTTAGGTTAGTTCCAAAACAATTTGATCATTTAGTTAATAACATGCGTAAAATGATGGATAGAGTTAGAATACAAGAAAAAATAATTATGAAACTATGTACTGAAGAATGTAATATTCCTAAAAAAATTTTTTTAAAGATTTTTTCAGGAAAAGAAACTGATGAAAACTGGTTTAAAAAAGAACAAAATTCAAATCAACCCTGGTCTGAAAAATTAGAA is part of the Buchnera aphidicola (Rhopalosiphum maidis) genome and harbors:
- the rfaE1 gene encoding D-glycero-beta-D-manno-heptose-7-phosphate kinase: MKKKLINFKNALVLVVGDLILDCYWYSKNYYVLSEESLPVAPIEKIKKQPGGAANVAKNIAEIGGNSKIIGFIGMDYEGETLKKLLNHIRIYPDLISIKKNKTITKIRILSENKQLIRIDFQEKYISKKFNVLYEKIINSLTYYKVLVLSDYAKGTLVDVKKIINLAKKMSIPILIDPKGLDFKKYSGATLLTPNLSEFEKIVGKCYEEKQILQRGIKLVSELNLSALLVTRSKNGMTLFQPEKQPIHFPAISKTASDVTGAGDTVISIIASSLATGYSLEEACFYANIGASIVVQKIGTETLKINELNTVLNL
- the ribB gene encoding 3,4-dihydroxy-2-butanone-4-phosphate synthase, whose protein sequence is MNQTLLSEFGNPIERVEKAISALQLGEGIIILDDEKRENEGDLVFSSEKMTVEQMALTIRYGSGIVCLCITESKRKKLNLPMMVKHNTSTYRTGFTVTIEASKGISTGVSAKDRLTTIKTATADDAKPSDLNRPGHVFPLRANRGGILARAGHTEAAIEIVSLAGFKPYGVICELTNKDGSMSRTPEIIKFSKSKKMKILTIKDLILYIKNKK
- the tsaD gene encoding tRNA (adenosine(37)-N6)-threonylcarbamoyltransferase complex transferase subunit TsaD, with translation MKVLGIETSCDDTGIAIYDLSKGLLINELYSQKKIHANYGGIIPELASREHTRKIIVLLDKIFKKKNIMKEIDLIAYTAGPGLVGSLLVGATFACSLAFSLNIPVLPVNHMEAHLLSPMLEYKSIEFPFIALLVSGKHTQIIAAYKLGKYEILGNSLDDAAGEAFDKISKMLELKYPNGRELSNLAAKGIKNHFYFPRPMIHHSNLNFSFSGLKTFTSKVIKNSVLNMQQKANIARAFEDAVIDILLIKTKKALSQKGWNRLVIAGGVSANTLLRKRSQDMMKKCFNGKVFYSQLQFCTDNGAMIAYLGLLRCNEARTSSLEILVKPKWSIDSLSQILI
- the rpsU gene encoding 30S ribosomal protein S21, translating into MPIIKVRENEPFDVALRRFKRSCEKAGILAEIRRREFYEKPTTERKRAKASAIKRLAKKLTRENARRIRMY
- the dnaG gene encoding DNA primase; the encoded protein is MSGKIPKYFINELLFRTNIVELIETRIKLKKNGKNYQTHCPFHNDKTPSFTVSYEKQFYYCFGCNAHGNAIDFLINYDNLNFVESIEELATMHSVEVPFDKKGIIEKKNYLKKQKLYLLMNKISKFYQKNIIFTDSANKYLIKRGINKNMINIFCIGFSSNKWSFFSKKFSLKKDFEQDLLHYKIISTNKKGDVYDPFQGRIIFPIHDQHGRITSFGGRSITNHILPKYLNSHETDIFHKGKQIYGLYQVKKKHSKPKYLLVVEGYIDVIMLTQYNIEYAVSSLGTSITKEHIQILFRHTNTVIYCYDGDDAGRNASWRALKIALPYISDKKSIKFIMLPKNEDPDTIIKKEGKKKFQLRIDNALTMSKFFFKNILKNVDLSSNDDKFHLSVRALPLINCISSDTIRIYLRQILARIIGILDDYQFEKFLYEKERKSKSLQFQIKYTPMRTLIGLLIQNPNLAKLVPSTKKFENEKIKGLPIFLEILKTCSNNPDFNTGQLLEFYRHSKIINILKILSKWDHMIIKEKIQNMFLDLLKNTYSKILEKKQEKLIAKERIEGLTIDEKKEIWSINKILSKKNNFLYDK
- the rpoD gene encoding RNA polymerase sigma factor RpoD, with the protein product MEQNPQSQLKLLVTHGKEQGYLTYAEVNDHLPEEIIDSEQIDDIIQMINDMGIQVVEEAPDADDLILNEINTDTDEDAVEAATQVLSSVESELGRTTDPVRMYMREMGTVELLTREGEIDIAKRIEEGINQVQSSVSEYPEAITYLLEQYDRIKTGQIRLSDIITGFVDPNAEEIFSHPTSTIQIGSDILKDITDDNNENEDENEDENEDENEDENEDENEDENEDENEDENSIDPELANEKFTELRKQYTNTSNTIKNKNRNHKDSLLEIYNLSEIFKQFRLVPKQFDHLVNNMRKMMDRVRIQEKIIMKLCTEECNIPKKIFLKIFSGKETDENWFKKEQNSNQPWSEKLEEIKEKVFSSMKKLSQIEKETGLTIEQVKDINKRMSIGEAKAKRAKKEMVEANLRLVISIAKKYTNRGLQFLDLIQEGNIGLMKAVDKFEYRRGYKFSTYATWWIRQAITRSIADQARTIRIPVHMIETINKLNRISRQMLQEIGREPTPEELSEKMLIPEDKIRKVLKIAKEPISMETPIGDDDDSHLGDFIEDTTLELPLDSATSESLRSATHDVLSGLTAREAKVLRMRFGIDMNTDHTLEEVGKQFDVTRERIRQIEAKALRKLRHPSRSEVLRSFLDD